A single region of the Drosophila takahashii strain IR98-3 E-12201 chromosome 2R, DtakHiC1v2, whole genome shotgun sequence genome encodes:
- the LOC138912471 gene encoding uncharacterized protein isoform X6, which produces MYKCRMCHKGHPLRVCAKFIKLSILERRRAARRMGYCSNCLATTHRVHQCDSKEVCHKCGDLHHTLLHHGYTTTEAPEASKKEGRQPRSPRKDSSPPSINRPVRASRSKTRNTSERRPPRRSISPSQTLRQLQEAIKSLTKLKTAIRQGGRHVSAR; this is translated from the coding sequence ATGTACAAGTGCCGCATGTGCCACAAAGGTCATCCTTTGCGCGTATGCGCTAAATTCATCAAGCTGAGCATCCTGGAACGCCGTCGCGCCGCACGAAGAATGGGCTACTGCTCAAATTGCCTGGCTACCACACATCGCGTGCATCAATGCGATTCCAAAGAGGTGTGTCACAAGTGTGGCGACCTGCATCACACTTTGCTGCACCACGGCTACACCACCACGGAAGCTCCAGAAGCATCAAAGAAGGAAGGACGTCAACCGCGCAGCCCACGAAAGGACAGCTCTCCACCAAGCATCAACCGACCCGTCCGAGCGAGTCGTTCCAAAACAAGGAACACTTCCGAACGCCGCCCTCCGAGACGCAGTATCTCACCATCTCAGACGCTTCGCCAGCTGCAGGAAGCCATCAAAAGCCTAACCAAGCTCAAAACCGCCATCCGACAGGGGGGGCGGCATGTTAGCGCACGCTAA